One bacterium genomic window, GTTTGCTGCGGCACCGGCTGTCTCGCCAATGGCGCGGCAAAATTAGTCGAAGCGTTTCACGATGCTTTCAAGAACAATCAGATAACCGACTTCTCTGTCGAAGCCGTCAAGGAAACCGGTTGCCACGGATTCTGCGAACAAGGCCCGCTCGTGGTTATCGAACCGCAGGGCACGTTCTATACGAAGGTCAAACCCAAAGACATACCTGAGATCATCTCAAAGTCAATTCAGGGAAGCGAGATAATCAAAGATCGTCTCTTTACCGACCCGGCGACAAATCAACAGATTGAAAAGTACAACGACGTCAATTTCTTCAAGCACCAACATCGCTTAGCCCTTCGGAATCTTGGCAAAATCTCTGCCCACTCTATCAAAGAAGCAATCGCAGCTGGAGGATACGCCGGTTTCGCCAAAGCAATAAACGGCATGAGTCCTGACGGCGTCATTGCCGAAGTCGACAAAGCCAATCTCCGTGGTCGCGGCGGCGGTGGATTTCCCGCCGGACGCAAATGGAAGACCTGCAAGTCGATCGAATCCGATGTGCGCTATGTAATCTGCAACGGCGACGAGGGTGACCCCGGAGCATTTATGGATCGTTCCATAATGGAAGGCGACCCGCACAGTGTACTCGAAGGTATGATGATCTGCGCCTATGCCGTTGGAGCGAAGCAGGGATACATCTACGTACGCGAAGAGTACCCACTCGCCGTTATTCACCTGCAGAAAGCCATCGACGACTGTATCGAGTACGGCCTCTTGGGCGACAACATCCTCGGTACCGAATTCTCATTCAGTATTCGCATTGCTCGCGGCGCGGGAGCCTTTGTTTGCGGAGAATCATCAGCGCTGATGCGTTCAGTTGCCGGTGAAATCGGTGAACCACGCGCCAAGTATATTCGCTCTGTCGTCAAGGGACTTCATGACAAACCAACAGTACTTAACAACGTCGAAACATATGCCAACGTCCCATTGATCATCGATAAAGGCGCTGACTGGTTCAAGTCAATCGGTCGCCCCAATAACTCCGGCACCAAAGCCTTCTCGCTTGTAGGCAAAGTCCGCAA contains:
- a CDS encoding NADH-quinone oxidoreductase subunit NuoF, which gives rise to MKITSAQHLEQLRSLFVADEARHKKKVIVCCGTGCLANGAAKLVEAFHDAFKNNQITDFSVEAVKETGCHGFCEQGPLVVIEPQGTFYTKVKPKDIPEIISKSIQGSEIIKDRLFTDPATNQQIEKYNDVNFFKHQHRLALRNLGKISAHSIKEAIAAGGYAGFAKAINGMSPDGVIAEVDKANLRGRGGGGFPAGRKWKTCKSIESDVRYVICNGDEGDPGAFMDRSIMEGDPHSVLEGMMICAYAVGAKQGYIYVREEYPLAVIHLQKAIDDCIEYGLLGDNILGTEFSFSIRIARGAGAFVCGESSALMRSVAGEIGEPRAKYIRSVVKGLHDKPTVLNNVETYANVPLIIDKGADWFKSIGRPNNSGTKAFSLVGKVRNTGLIEVAMGTTLREIIYDIGGGILDDRPFKAVQTGGPSGGCLPEAMLDLPVDFDSLTENGSMMGSGGMIVMDNKTCMVDVARYFLNFLVSESCGKCTPCREGLYQLHEMTIKICEGKASMEDLEKIEKLSDMVVLGSLCGLGKSGPNPILSTLRYFRDEYIAHIRDKKCPAGVCRDLITYTVIDEKCTGCLACITACAYNAITGKKKEPHYIHQERCTKCGACEAVCKFDAIEVA